In Vicia villosa cultivar HV-30 ecotype Madison, WI unplaced genomic scaffold, Vvil1.0 ctg.001696F_1_1, whole genome shotgun sequence, a genomic segment contains:
- the LOC131636311 gene encoding hypothetical protein At1g04090-like, translating to MGVNVGIVCVCFVLFMAIEAIEIVPKAAQMDSILENKNIFKRKRSRPPSRSRPIDYTFKLPTEPTSWPEGNGFAGGILDLGGLQVSQASTFRKVWGAYDGGPDNLGTSVYEPIEIPEGFSMLGSYSQPNNKPLFGYVLVAKDVSSSTTNGTLKPPVDYTIVSNTASVTANQDSTLYIWLPVPPDGYKALGHVVTTTPDKPPLDKIMCVRSDLTNQCESSSWIWGSNDFNFYDGRPINRGTQAPDVRVGTFIAQNGGNTNPPSNSCLKNLNSISQIMPNEKQIEAMLQLYSPFLYLHSNEEYLPSSVNWFFSNGALLYKKGQESNPVPIAQNGTNLPQDPNIDGAYWLDLPADNANKERVKKGNLQSAESYVHVKPMFGGTFTDIAMWIFYPFNGPGRAKVKFLDIKLGKIGEHVGDWEHVTLRVSNLDGKLQQVYFSQHGSGSWIDSSQLEFQTDSTKRPVIYASLHGHAAYPHAGLVLLGKNGVGARDDTNKGRNVMDMGKFVLVSADYLGSVKEPAWLNFFRGWGPHVDYSIDDELKNVEKLLPGKLKGGFESIIRGLPKEVLAEEGPTGPKAKNNWNGDEV from the exons ATGGGTGTGAATGTGGGGATTGTTTGCGTTTGTTTTGTGCTTTTCATGGCAATTGAAGCAATAGAGATTGTTCCTAAAGCTGCACAAATGGATTCAATTTTAG AGAATAAGAATATCTTCAAGAGAAAGCGATCCCGGCCCCCATCCCGCTCTCGCCCCATCGACTACACATTCAAGCTTCCAACTGAACCAACCTCTTGGCCAGAAG GTAACGGTTTTGCAGGTGGAATTCTCGATCTAGGTGGCCTACAAGTATCTCAAGCATCAACATTTCGCAAAGTTTGGGGTGCCTACGACGGTGGCCCTGACAATCTAGGCACCTCAGTATACGAACCAATTGAAATACCTGAAGGATTCTCTATGTTAGGTAGCTACAGCCAACCCAACAACAAACCTCTCTTTGGATATGTTCTTGTTGCAAAGGATGTTTCTTCAAGTACCACCAATGGCACTTTAAAACCACCAGTTGATTATACAATTGTATCGAACACCGCATCTGTCACAGCTAATCAAGATTCCACTTTGTATATTTGGCTACCAGTACCACCTGATGGCTACAAAGCTTTAGGCCATGTTGTCACCACAACACCAGACAAACCTCCCCTCGACAAAATCATGTGTGTCAGATCAGACCTGACAAACCAATGCGAGTCTTCTTCATGGATTTGGGGATCCAATGACTTCAACTTTTATGATGGTAGGCCAATCAATAGAGGAACTCAAGCTCCTGATGTTCGCGTAGGCACCTTCATTGCACAGAATGGTGGGAATACTAACCCTCCATCTAATTCATGTTTGAAGAATCTCAATTCTATTTCACAAATCATGCCTAATGAGAAACAAATCGAGGCAATGCTTCAACTTTATTCTCCATTTCTATACCTACATTCCAACGAAGAATACTTACCTTCTTCGGTTAATTGGTTCTTCTCCAATGGAGCATTACTATACAAGAAAGGTCAAGAGTCAAATCCTGTTCCAATAGCACAAAATGGTACTAACCTTCCTCAGGATCCTAACATCGATGGTGCCTATTGGCTCGACCTACCTGCTGATAATGCAAACAAAGAAAGAGTCAAAAAAGGAAATTTACAAAGCGCAGAATCTTATGTACATGTGAAGCCAATGTTTGGAGGAACATTCACTGATATCGCAATGTGGATTTTTTACCCTTTCAATGGACCTGGAAGAGCAAAAGTAAAGTTTCTAGATATTAAATTAGGGAAAATAGGCGAACACGTTGGCGATTGGGAGCATGTGACATTAAGGGTAAGTAACTTGGATGGTAAGTTACAGCAAGTGTATTTCTCACAACATGGTAGTGGTTCATGGATCGATTCATCTCAACTTGAGTTCCAAACTGATTCAACAAAAAGACCGGTCATTTATGCTTCTTTGCATGGCCATGCTGCATATCCACATGCTGGTCTTGTTCTGTTAGGTAAAAATGGTGTTGGGGCAAGAGATGATACTAATAAAGGTAGAAATGTTATGGATATGGGAAAATTCGTGTTGGTTTCTGCAGATTATTTAGGATCTGTTAAAGAGCCAGCATGGTTGaatttttttagaggttggggTCCACATGTTGACTATAGTATAGATGATGAGTTGAAGAATGTAGAGAAGTTATTGCCTGGGAAGCTAAAAGGTGGTTTTGAAAGTATTATTAGAGGTTTGCCAAAAGAAGTGCTTGCAGAGGAAGGACCAACAGGTCCAAAGGCGAAGAATAATTGGAATGGCGATGAAGTTTGA